GGTTTTTAGATTTTTTGATGGAAAATTTTCAAATTCAAAATTATAATTTCCAGCTTTTGAGATTATTTCTATTGTATGTATATTTCTTTCAACTTTAGGATCTGCAATTATTCTAACCCTAACTTTTTCAAAATTTCTTGCTGCTAAAGACAAAGTAACTGCAACATTTACATTTTTTGGAAACCTTTCAATTGCTTCAATTGAATTTCCTTCAAAAATTATTTTTTCTTCTGTTATTTCTAAACCTAAACTTTTTGGTGGTTTTCTCGTTGTTAAAGTTATTTTTTCTATCCTATCGTATATTGCATTTATTAAATCTATTCCACCAATAGCTCCAGAAACAACATATACTTTATTATTAGTATTATTTAATTTTTTCACAAAATTATATCTAAAAATTTTATCTGCAAATGCACCTGTACTTAATACTATTAAATCTTTGTTCATATCAAGTATTTTTAAACCGTATTCTTTTAATGCTTCAACAGATGCAACCTCAATAACATAATCAACATCTAAATCTTTTATTTCATCCAACTCTTTGTATTCAACATTATCAAAAATATACTTGAGTTCATCAACTTGTTCTTTGTTTTTATCATATATATAAGCTTTTTCGATATAATCATACATTTCTTCTAAAATGATTTTTGCCGAATTACCACCACCAAGAAAAAATAATTTCATATTATCCCTCCATTACATTACTTTACCATATTATACTCATATTGTAAACATTAGTCAAGATAAAAAATATAACTAAAGAAATAATTAACAAATTATAAAATTAATTGAAATAATTTAATTGATTATAAATATAAAAAAATCCTCCTCAAAATGAGGAGGATTACGCACCTAATTCTAAAAATTTAAATTGTGAAATGTATAAATTATAATAATGTCCTTTTTTAGCCATTAATTCCTTGTGATTACCAACTTCAATAATTTTTCCGTTATCAATATAGAATATTCTATCAGCACTTCTAATAGTAGATAACCTATGAGCAATAACGAAAGATGTTCTACCTTTTAATAATTTTTTAATTCCATCTTGTACTAATTTTTCAGTATATGTGTCTATATTTGAAGTTGCTTCATCAAGAATTAATATTCTTGGGTTAGCTAATAATGCTCTAGCAAATGATATTAATTGTCTTTCACCAATTGATAATCTAACACCTCTTTCATTTACATCAGTATCATATCCTTTTTCTAATTTGATAATAAAATCATGTGAATGCACAGCTTTAGCTGCTTCTATTATTTCTTCATCTGTTGCATCTAATTTTCCATATCTAATATTCTCTTTTATGGTATCAGAAAATAAAAATGTGTCTTGTAACATGATTCCCATTTGAGAACGTAATGATTCTAAATCTACCTTTTTAATATCATGTCCATCTATTAATATTTGTCCTTTTTGTGGATCATAAAATCTACTAATTAAATTAACTATTGTAGTTTTTCCAGCTCCTGTTGGTCCAACTAATGCAATAGTTTCACCAGGTTTAATTTTAAAAGATACTTTATCTAATACAATATCCTTATCATATGCAAAAGAAACATTTTTAAATTCAACTTCACCATTTATTTTTGGCATTATTTTAGCATCTTTTGGATTAACAATATCTGGCTTTGTATCTAAAATTTCAAATATTCTTTCACCTGCAGATATATTTGTTACTAGAGAATTATAAAAATTACTTAAATTCATTATAGGTCTCCAAAACATTCCAATATATCCAACAAATGCAACAACAGTACCTACAGTTAGTTCATTTAAATCAATCATTTTTACACTCAAATAAAACACTAAAACACTACCAATTCCCCAAGATATAAATACCATAGCCCAGAACCAATCATTAATCTTTACTGCATTTACAAAAGAATTCATCATTTTATTTGTTAGAAATTTAAATTTTTTATTTGTTTTTTCTTCGCTAGTAAAAGACTTTACAACTCTAATACCAGAAATATCTTCATGAGTGAAAGCATTTAGTTCTGATCTATTATTTCTATAATCCATCCATCTTTTTCTACTAATAACCTCTATTAAAAATAATCCAAAAATTAATAATGGCAAAATAATCATAGAAGCTAAAGCTAGTTTATAATTCATATAAAACATAATTCCAGCAACAAATACCAATGTCAATAATTCTGGTACTAAACTTGTTATGCTATTAGAAAATAATTGTTCTAATGAATTTACATCATTAACCACTCTTGCTAAAATTTTACCAACTGGTCTACTATCAAAAAATGAAAAGGATAATTTTTGAATATGTTCATATAATTCATGCCTTATGTTCAACACAATTTTATTTGTAATCTTTCCCATCTCAACTATTCTTAATCTTGAAAGAATCATTGCAATTAAATTTAATATTACTAATCCTATACCAATAATAATCAAACCATTTAAATCTTTATTTGCAATATATGTATCAATAGCAACCTTAAAAAAATATGGGTTAATT
This DNA window, taken from Marinitoga litoralis, encodes the following:
- a CDS encoding ABC transporter ATP-binding protein produces the protein MTKINTVLRIFSYLKPFIPKTIFVIFLMVVVMIINLINPYFFKVAIDTYIANKDLNGLIIIGIGLVILNLIAMILSRLRIVEMGKITNKIVLNIRHELYEHIQKLSFSFFDSRPVGKILARVVNDVNSLEQLFSNSITSLVPELLTLVFVAGIMFYMNYKLALASMIILPLLIFGLFLIEVISRKRWMDYRNNRSELNAFTHEDISGIRVVKSFTSEEKTNKKFKFLTNKMMNSFVNAVKINDWFWAMVFISWGIGSVLVFYLSVKMIDLNELTVGTVVAFVGYIGMFWRPIMNLSNFYNSLVTNISAGERIFEILDTKPDIVNPKDAKIMPKINGEVEFKNVSFAYDKDIVLDKVSFKIKPGETIALVGPTGAGKTTIVNLISRFYDPQKGQILIDGHDIKKVDLESLRSQMGIMLQDTFLFSDTIKENIRYGKLDATDEEIIEAAKAVHSHDFIIKLEKGYDTDVNERGVRLSIGERQLISFARALLANPRILILDEATSNIDTYTEKLVQDGIKKLLKGRTSFVIAHRLSTIRSADRIFYIDNGKIIEVGNHKELMAKKGHYYNLYISQFKFLELGA
- the nadX gene encoding aspartate dehydrogenase, translated to MKLFFLGGGNSAKIILEEMYDYIEKAYIYDKNKEQVDELKYIFDNVEYKELDEIKDLDVDYVIEVASVEALKEYGLKILDMNKDLIVLSTGAFADKIFRYNFVKKLNNTNNKVYVVSGAIGGIDLINAIYDRIEKITLTTRKPPKSLGLEITEEKIIFEGNSIEAIERFPKNVNVAVTLSLAARNFEKVRVRIIADPKVERNIHTIEIISKAGNYNFEFENFPSKNLKTSYLAPLSIVGLLKNLNTNFRIGG